The proteins below are encoded in one region of Planctopirus limnophila DSM 3776:
- a CDS encoding DUF4304 domain-containing protein has product MSPGKSPADVLFDEIVKRAVTSVLKPLGFRKSAMNFHRRHEKVIQVVNLQLSQSSSHDEKIFYVNVGVAFDEICQLANLEILEKPNEYECDFRGTRDRLECLIDNLPKQWSVQADLDVELVERQLKAAMEQLAFEFASLDGVAAYRTHRWFDRFRPKQENAQVLYILGDMDGAFHEVNHLCELFADRKTINQPKWWIDQLGLSKLSHILGTRSP; this is encoded by the coding sequence ATGTCACCTGGCAAGTCCCCGGCGGATGTCCTCTTCGACGAAATAGTAAAACGAGCGGTGACATCCGTCCTGAAGCCTCTCGGTTTCCGCAAGTCCGCGATGAACTTTCATCGTCGGCATGAAAAGGTCATTCAGGTCGTCAATCTTCAGCTCAGCCAAAGCTCGTCACACGACGAGAAGATATTCTATGTCAATGTCGGTGTCGCGTTTGATGAGATTTGCCAGCTGGCCAATCTTGAGATCCTTGAAAAACCGAATGAATACGAATGCGATTTTCGTGGTACACGGGATCGGCTCGAATGCCTCATTGATAACTTGCCGAAACAATGGTCAGTGCAAGCTGATCTCGATGTTGAACTCGTAGAAAGGCAATTGAAAGCAGCAATGGAGCAACTGGCCTTCGAATTTGCATCACTTGATGGCGTCGCGGCCTATCGAACGCATCGGTGGTTCGACCGTTTTCGCCCCAAACAGGAGAACGCGCAAGTTCTCTATATACTCGGCGACATGGACGGCGCGTTTCACGAAGTGAACCATTTATGTGAACTCTTCGCAGACAGGAAGACCATCAATCAGCCAAAGTGGTGGATTGACCAATTGGGTCTCTCGAAACTTTCCCACATCTTGGGCACACGATCTCCTTGA
- a CDS encoding DUF1552 domain-containing protein: MFSPASRRRFLRDLGVSAAALPFALNLPSLALANSTTRKQRLVVIFSPNGIVPKTFWPKETGAEFELPESVAPLAPFKDRLLFLKGVSDRIGGDGDNHMRGIGCLLTGIELFPGNIQGGSHTPAGWASGISVDQEIKTFLQSRPETRTRFGSLEFGVMVPERADTWTRMVYAAGNKPIAPIDDPYQMFHKLYGRMKDQANLGSILDDVLDDLKRLEANVSPRDRQLIEEHASFVRAMEQEIESSKNMEMGHAIPVLEPGLRHENDQMPQLTKQQTDLLVHSFAADFNRIATFQFTNSVGGAKMRWAGVEEGHHELSHEPDSNESAQEKLTKINKWYCEQIAYLCQQLANTPEADGSGSLLDNTLVVWTNELGQGNSHTLDNIPFVMIGNAPGFKMGQSLKFDRVPHNRLLLSIAHAFGHHLDRFGNPDYCKDGPLTGIA; this comes from the coding sequence ATGTTCAGCCCTGCCAGCCGCCGTCGTTTCCTTCGCGACCTGGGTGTCTCTGCTGCCGCACTCCCATTTGCTTTGAATCTGCCCAGCCTCGCTCTGGCCAATTCCACAACCCGCAAACAACGGCTGGTGGTGATCTTCAGCCCTAACGGCATCGTTCCAAAAACATTCTGGCCTAAAGAGACAGGCGCCGAGTTTGAACTGCCGGAAAGCGTCGCTCCGCTGGCTCCTTTCAAAGATCGCCTGCTGTTCCTGAAGGGTGTTTCCGACCGCATTGGTGGCGACGGTGATAACCACATGCGCGGCATCGGTTGTCTCCTGACAGGGATCGAACTCTTCCCGGGCAACATTCAGGGTGGCTCGCATACACCTGCTGGTTGGGCGAGCGGAATTTCGGTCGATCAGGAGATCAAAACCTTCCTGCAATCGCGGCCCGAAACGCGTACTCGATTTGGCTCACTCGAATTTGGGGTGATGGTTCCCGAGCGGGCCGATACGTGGACTCGCATGGTCTACGCCGCCGGCAATAAACCCATCGCGCCGATTGACGATCCTTACCAGATGTTCCATAAACTTTACGGCCGCATGAAAGATCAGGCCAATCTGGGGAGCATCCTCGATGATGTGCTCGACGATCTCAAGCGGCTGGAAGCGAACGTCAGCCCGCGTGATCGTCAGTTGATCGAAGAGCACGCGTCGTTTGTGCGGGCCATGGAGCAGGAAATCGAATCTTCGAAGAACATGGAGATGGGTCATGCCATCCCTGTTCTTGAGCCGGGCCTGCGTCATGAAAATGACCAGATGCCACAACTCACAAAGCAGCAGACCGATCTGCTGGTGCATAGTTTCGCGGCTGATTTCAATCGCATTGCCACATTCCAGTTCACCAACTCAGTCGGTGGAGCCAAGATGCGATGGGCCGGTGTGGAAGAAGGTCATCACGAGCTTTCCCACGAGCCTGACAGCAACGAATCAGCTCAGGAAAAGCTGACGAAGATCAACAAGTGGTACTGCGAGCAGATTGCTTACCTGTGCCAGCAACTGGCCAACACACCGGAAGCTGACGGCAGCGGGAGCCTGCTCGATAATACGCTCGTCGTCTGGACAAACGAACTGGGCCAGGGGAACAGTCACACGCTGGATAACATTCCCTTTGTGATGATCGGCAACGCCCCCGGCTTCAAGATGGGCCAGTCGCTCAAGTTCGACCGCGTGCCGCACAACCGGCTGCTGCTCTCGATCGCCCACGCCTTCGGCCACCACCTCGACCGCTTCGGCAACCCCGACTACTGCAAAGACGGGCCATTGACGGGCATTGCATAG
- a CDS encoding ribbon-helix-helix domain-containing protein — translation MAKVHPLTLRLTDELQAFVDANSGDGTNFTNPSEFVEHLLWQRKLQDEAAQVRESIVAGYNDAIDGHVVPYEGDLRALMKRNPS, via the coding sequence ATGGCAAAAGTTCATCCTCTGACTCTCCGACTAACGGACGAATTACAAGCTTTTGTTGATGCTAACAGTGGCGATGGTACGAATTTCACGAATCCGAGTGAGTTTGTCGAACACCTGTTGTGGCAGCGTAAACTGCAGGATGAAGCAGCACAGGTTCGCGAATCGATTGTTGCGGGCTACAACGACGCGATCGATGGTCATGTCGTACCTTATGAGGGTGATTTAAGGGCTCTCATGAAGAGAAATCCCTCATGA
- a CDS encoding DUF2339 domain-containing protein: protein MEVFYGLIGILFLGMMLIMPFVMVGMLAKLKEEMLTQMSRLLTRTEQLRDLLNAQGREIDRIATLASRPEATISRSSAPQPTADVDPPAASVPVVPKQVVSESPLVAAPTADSPPSTIPAEVTPNIQKPLSVTQPVVVAELEDFIDEPEVAAAVPWTAKEKTREATREARLESLHRSHSQAQATSAAKPEVKPVSEAVPATTEMSEFETQAYDVLKKIRNWIFIGEDQIPKGVSLEYAIASQWLMRIGILVLILGVGFFLQYSIEKGLISPFARLMMAVVTGVGLVGGGIWLLPGKFRLLGHALMGGGVTTLYFCIYAAMFLLKLIDEPTGFGLMIAMTITSGVLAVGFRSQLIAVIGTLGGYATPFLISGNGNVISLYIYLLILGAGIFLMSLRVYWPLIHTINILGTYGIVILSLPVDQPEKIVQAAWLLAGMFSLFSCMTFMYQIVWKKRSNALDILLLLINVAVFFTQVYQLIEPVYGQRMMAVISIGLSVFYTLHAFALLQRQLVDRPLSIAFTALSLIFLVIAIPLAVSEKWITVVWAAVAITLAWMGKKIGSELLRLSGSLVCLLVMIRLVGFDFPLGFSSNLASTMPVKLVILQFLERLVQFGIPVAGLWIVGYFQRQPLDSVGIESEFRQLRQANDLAPLSFAQQLAGVLNVASYVLLFIYLNAECVRTLGYFDERLRYLAITAIWAGYTLGLLLASNRRQSPIQLALSLMMMIALLGKLVFVDLNPMSEIGIQYTLPYAWLDSEIEVSNIQIWVNAVYRLINVAMVLLTLVASAVIAGKRGEDRLMLQRLYSITALLLLFGWLTAEIYELCRVFSPGLRDGAVSMLWSVFALGMLLYGITRHAKEWRYVALGLFGVVAIKVFMIDLAELDSFYRIVAFIVLGIVILGGSALYLKNRESFETGVDENSQDLQ, encoded by the coding sequence ATGGAAGTATTCTACGGTCTGATCGGCATTCTGTTTTTGGGCATGATGCTGATTATGCCGTTTGTGATGGTGGGCATGCTGGCCAAGCTGAAGGAGGAAATGCTCACACAGATGAGCCGGTTGCTCACCCGCACAGAACAGCTCCGCGACTTACTCAACGCTCAGGGACGCGAGATCGATCGCATTGCGACGCTCGCTTCCAGGCCTGAAGCAACGATCTCCAGATCCAGCGCTCCCCAGCCAACGGCAGACGTCGATCCACCGGCAGCCTCCGTTCCTGTTGTTCCTAAACAGGTGGTCAGCGAGTCACCACTGGTGGCAGCTCCAACTGCTGATTCACCGCCATCGACCATCCCTGCGGAAGTGACGCCGAACATTCAGAAACCTCTCAGTGTCACCCAGCCAGTCGTTGTTGCTGAATTGGAGGACTTCATCGACGAACCGGAAGTGGCAGCGGCTGTGCCTTGGACGGCGAAAGAGAAAACGCGTGAGGCCACGCGTGAAGCTCGGCTGGAGAGTCTCCATCGAAGTCACAGCCAGGCCCAGGCTACCTCTGCAGCCAAACCAGAAGTGAAGCCTGTTTCTGAAGCGGTTCCTGCAACAACCGAAATGTCGGAATTCGAGACGCAGGCCTATGACGTCCTGAAGAAAATTCGCAACTGGATCTTTATTGGCGAAGATCAGATTCCGAAAGGTGTTTCGCTCGAATATGCCATCGCCAGCCAGTGGTTAATGCGTATTGGCATTCTGGTGTTGATCCTGGGCGTGGGGTTCTTCCTGCAGTATTCGATTGAGAAAGGCCTCATTTCTCCTTTCGCACGGCTGATGATGGCGGTTGTCACAGGTGTGGGGCTGGTTGGTGGCGGGATCTGGTTACTCCCCGGGAAGTTCCGCCTGCTGGGGCATGCCCTCATGGGAGGCGGTGTCACCACGCTCTATTTCTGTATCTATGCCGCCATGTTCCTGCTCAAACTTATCGACGAGCCCACGGGTTTCGGATTGATGATCGCGATGACCATCACGAGTGGCGTTCTGGCAGTCGGGTTCCGCTCTCAGTTAATTGCCGTGATTGGAACGCTGGGTGGCTACGCGACACCATTTCTAATTAGTGGAAATGGAAATGTGATTTCGCTCTATATTTACCTGCTGATATTAGGAGCAGGCATCTTTCTGATGTCGCTCCGAGTCTACTGGCCGCTGATCCATACGATCAATATCCTGGGAACATATGGCATTGTGATTCTCTCATTGCCAGTCGATCAGCCGGAAAAGATCGTACAGGCCGCATGGCTGCTGGCAGGCATGTTCTCGCTTTTCTCCTGTATGACATTCATGTATCAGATTGTCTGGAAAAAGCGTTCCAATGCCCTGGATATCCTGCTGCTGCTCATCAATGTGGCTGTCTTCTTTACTCAGGTCTACCAACTGATTGAACCTGTTTATGGCCAGAGGATGATGGCGGTCATATCCATAGGTTTGTCTGTCTTTTACACACTGCATGCCTTTGCTCTCTTGCAGCGTCAACTGGTGGATCGTCCTCTGTCGATTGCGTTTACCGCTCTATCGTTAATTTTTCTAGTCATTGCTATTCCGCTGGCCGTTTCCGAGAAGTGGATTACTGTTGTCTGGGCAGCCGTTGCGATCACTCTGGCCTGGATGGGGAAGAAAATTGGCAGTGAACTCCTGCGATTGTCGGGTTCGCTGGTCTGCCTGCTGGTGATGATCCGGCTGGTCGGCTTTGATTTTCCACTTGGATTTTCATCGAACCTGGCGTCAACAATGCCGGTGAAACTCGTGATTCTCCAGTTCCTGGAACGTCTGGTTCAGTTCGGGATTCCTGTCGCGGGTCTCTGGATTGTGGGTTACTTCCAGCGGCAACCGCTGGATTCAGTCGGTATCGAAAGTGAATTCCGGCAGCTTCGTCAGGCGAACGACCTGGCTCCACTATCGTTTGCACAGCAGTTGGCAGGTGTTCTGAATGTAGCCAGCTATGTCTTGCTGTTTATTTATCTCAATGCCGAATGTGTTAGAACATTGGGCTACTTTGATGAGCGTCTGAGATATCTGGCCATCACAGCAATCTGGGCGGGCTATACCCTGGGCCTGTTGCTGGCCTCGAATCGTCGGCAATCGCCCATTCAGCTCGCCTTAAGCCTCATGATGATGATTGCCCTGTTAGGAAAACTGGTCTTTGTTGATCTGAATCCGATGAGCGAGATTGGAATTCAATACACCTTGCCGTACGCATGGCTGGACTCAGAGATCGAAGTTTCAAACATTCAAATCTGGGTTAATGCGGTTTATCGCCTGATCAACGTCGCAATGGTGTTATTAACACTGGTGGCGAGTGCTGTGATTGCAGGGAAGCGAGGCGAAGATCGTCTGATGCTGCAGCGGTTGTACTCGATCACCGCACTGCTGTTACTGTTTGGCTGGTTGACAGCAGAAATCTACGAACTGTGCCGCGTGTTCAGCCCGGGTTTGCGAGATGGCGCGGTCTCGATGCTCTGGTCGGTCTTTGCTCTGGGAATGTTGCTATATGGTATTACGCGTCATGCGAAAGAGTGGCGTTATGTGGCTCTCGGACTCTTTGGGGTCGTGGCCATCAAGGTCTTTATGATCGACCTGGCCGAGCTGGATTCGTTCTATCGAATTGTGGCCTTTATCGTCCTGGGAATCGTAATTCTCGGTGGATCGGCGCTTTATCTGAAGAATCGAGAGAGTTTTGAAACGGGAGTTGATGAGAATAGTCAGGATTTACAATGA
- a CDS encoding RtcB family protein, with the protein MTIDPRLTRLDATRLRVNNARGVDAVLFANEQVPVEGAAVTELIEFLGLQQTVERVAEASPGSFDEPPGITQVAITPDFHKAKGIPVGTVLQTRGFVVPQAIGNDINCGMRLHVTSLRAEQVTGKLDELETACRRIYFEGGRNIPMSRGQREALFKNGLSGLLESVPKSQTEGLWGLFHDLDIGRELDRVDQRGSLKSNRTLGLNDFLGPDDRVSRDGQIGSIGGGNHFVEIQRIDKIHDKAVAHAWGLKPGMVTVMVHTGSVSIGHFCGGYYRDKVRAIHPAGLKHPDNGIFILPTGEAHRETAELFWDTLNNAANFAFANRMFLAIMALDCLRQVVGKADFPLLYDAPHNLVWKEERDGAEVVLHRKGACPARGFEAMEGTPFAYQGEPVLVPGSMGANSFILVGQGNAASLSSASHGAGRTLSRGDAMKGHHAEFEAFLKAFRIVTPVDLRRPEIRQRRDILEAKLADIKQEAPFAFKGIAPVVETLTAAGIARPVAEVIPLMTVKG; encoded by the coding sequence TTGACCATTGATCCTCGTTTGACACGTCTGGATGCCACGCGTTTGCGTGTGAACAACGCTCGTGGCGTCGATGCGGTGTTGTTTGCCAACGAGCAGGTGCCGGTCGAAGGGGCTGCGGTCACGGAGTTGATCGAGTTTCTCGGTCTGCAGCAGACTGTCGAACGTGTCGCGGAGGCTTCGCCGGGAAGCTTCGATGAACCTCCGGGCATCACGCAGGTGGCCATAACTCCCGACTTCCACAAGGCCAAAGGGATCCCCGTCGGCACGGTGCTGCAGACCAGGGGATTCGTCGTCCCGCAGGCCATCGGGAATGACATCAATTGTGGCATGCGGCTGCATGTCACATCCCTCCGGGCAGAGCAAGTCACCGGCAAACTGGATGAACTGGAGACGGCCTGTCGCCGCATTTACTTCGAAGGGGGCCGCAACATTCCCATGTCGCGTGGACAGCGGGAAGCGTTGTTCAAAAACGGCCTGAGCGGCCTGCTGGAGTCAGTGCCAAAGTCGCAAACTGAGGGACTCTGGGGGCTGTTCCATGATCTCGACATTGGTCGCGAACTCGATCGCGTCGACCAGCGTGGCAGCTTGAAGTCGAACCGGACTCTTGGCTTGAACGATTTCCTCGGGCCGGACGACCGGGTCAGCCGGGATGGGCAGATTGGCAGCATTGGAGGCGGGAACCACTTTGTGGAAATCCAGCGGATCGACAAGATCCACGACAAGGCCGTCGCCCACGCCTGGGGTCTGAAACCGGGGATGGTCACGGTCATGGTCCACACCGGATCGGTCTCCATCGGCCACTTCTGCGGCGGCTACTATCGCGACAAGGTGCGGGCGATCCATCCCGCCGGGCTCAAGCATCCCGACAACGGCATCTTCATCCTGCCGACCGGCGAGGCTCACCGCGAAACAGCCGAACTCTTCTGGGACACGCTCAATAACGCCGCCAACTTCGCCTTCGCCAACCGCATGTTCCTGGCGATCATGGCGCTCGATTGCCTGCGCCAAGTGGTGGGCAAAGCCGATTTCCCGCTCCTCTACGACGCCCCGCACAATCTGGTCTGGAAGGAGGAGCGCGACGGAGCCGAGGTCGTGCTGCACCGCAAAGGGGCTTGTCCGGCGCGAGGGTTCGAGGCGATGGAGGGGACGCCGTTCGCGTATCAGGGGGAACCAGTGCTGGTGCCGGGATCGATGGGGGCGAACAGCTTCATCCTCGTAGGGCAGGGGAATGCCGCCTCGCTGTCCAGTGCCAGCCATGGCGCAGGCCGCACGCTCTCACGCGGCGACGCGATGAAGGGGCATCATGCCGAGTTCGAAGCCTTTCTGAAGGCGTTCCGCATTGTCACACCGGTCGACCTGCGGCGCCCCGAAATCCGCCAGCGCCGCGATATCCTCGAAGCCAAGCTCGCCGACATCAAACAAGAAGCCCCCTTCGCCTTCAAAGGGATTGCTCCCGTCGTGGAAACCCTCACCGCCGCCGGTATCGCCAGGCCCGTGGCAGAAGTGATACCGCTGATGACGGTCAAGGGGTGA
- a CDS encoding serine/threonine-protein kinase, translated as MTTESRWIWPFELTEKLGEGGMGVVYRARYVGNDREVALKLLPDDVAQNATILARFEREMEVLKQLRHPNVVHCFGGVCKTKQRFYAMELVEGGTLADELRKKGRYSWDKVIEMGMQMCAGLGYAHEQGVIHRDVKPGNFLIGKNGQLKLADFGLATITSGQKITKAGKTVGTFYYMAPEQIRGKPPVSARTDLYALGCVLFELLTGNPPYMGNHPAETLQKHVDAPIPHVATRMLDCPAALDALIVDLLAKNPEARPASAAIVAKRLEAIALPSRGTAADVDHQAVTPSSDNFFLKAALGSLPAVTHGPAIQSTVRMDSDEEIATAPAGTLRTQQSLIIGVVILSILLIEACFAYRTASFRLEKIEAAWREKLTGTDSGERQQAVATLLSFDQLGQKTATAAGQLLDRPEPEARKAGLKLLGKPWPQSSRFAEIALRLQKADPEQDVRYQASEFANAIKNEPEQPSSGFWTRLILWLAVIAAVTLYLNRESLLKRKM; from the coding sequence ATGACCACCGAATCGCGATGGATCTGGCCCTTTGAACTTACTGAAAAACTCGGCGAAGGGGGCATGGGTGTCGTTTACCGGGCGAGATATGTCGGTAATGATCGCGAAGTCGCACTGAAACTGTTGCCGGATGATGTCGCTCAGAATGCGACCATTCTTGCCCGATTCGAGCGGGAAATGGAGGTTCTCAAACAGTTACGCCACCCGAACGTGGTGCACTGCTTTGGTGGTGTCTGCAAAACGAAGCAGCGTTTCTACGCGATGGAACTTGTCGAAGGCGGCACACTGGCTGATGAACTTCGCAAGAAAGGGCGATATTCATGGGACAAAGTGATCGAAATGGGCATGCAGATGTGTGCCGGGCTGGGCTATGCTCATGAGCAAGGCGTCATCCACCGCGACGTCAAACCAGGAAACTTCCTCATTGGGAAAAACGGTCAACTGAAGCTGGCCGATTTTGGCCTGGCAACGATCACCTCGGGGCAGAAGATCACGAAAGCGGGCAAAACGGTCGGTACTTTTTACTATATGGCCCCGGAGCAGATTCGTGGCAAGCCTCCCGTTTCTGCCCGCACCGATCTCTATGCCCTCGGCTGTGTTCTGTTCGAATTGCTGACGGGCAATCCCCCGTATATGGGAAATCACCCGGCGGAAACTTTGCAGAAACATGTCGACGCACCGATCCCGCATGTGGCCACACGCATGCTCGATTGCCCCGCTGCACTCGATGCGCTGATTGTCGATCTATTGGCAAAAAATCCCGAGGCGCGCCCCGCCTCGGCTGCCATAGTCGCCAAGCGTCTGGAAGCCATTGCGCTCCCTTCACGCGGGACTGCCGCTGATGTTGATCACCAGGCTGTGACACCTTCGTCGGACAACTTTTTCCTGAAGGCGGCTCTTGGAAGTCTACCAGCAGTGACTCATGGGCCCGCGATTCAATCGACCGTCCGCATGGATTCAGACGAAGAGATTGCTACAGCACCTGCAGGAACCTTAAGAACACAACAATCGCTAATCATCGGCGTCGTCATCCTCTCAATACTGTTGATTGAAGCCTGTTTTGCCTACCGCACGGCGAGTTTTCGCCTGGAAAAAATCGAGGCCGCATGGCGCGAAAAGCTTACTGGAACAGACTCTGGTGAACGACAACAAGCTGTCGCCACTCTGCTTTCGTTCGATCAACTCGGCCAGAAAACAGCGACAGCCGCTGGTCAACTCCTTGACCGCCCGGAACCAGAAGCCCGTAAAGCGGGTCTGAAGCTTTTGGGAAAACCCTGGCCACAATCCTCACGCTTTGCTGAGATCGCCCTGCGACTTCAAAAAGCCGATCCCGAACAGGATGTCCGCTATCAGGCCAGTGAGTTCGCCAATGCCATCAAAAATGAACCCGAACAACCCTCATCAGGCTTCTGGACTCGATTAATCCTCTGGCTCGCGGTTATTGCGGCAGTCACGCTCTATTTGAATCGAGAGTCTTTACTCAAACGCAAAATGTAA
- a CDS encoding type II toxin-antitoxin system RelE/ParE family toxin, with amino-acid sequence MTSRQRQFIQLTRQALLDLQNIYDESVLRWGEHVAEKYLDELQQGLDQLRENSDLLEQINDLHEFLRFYRVNKHLIVCDTYQQSVVVLTVIHTARDIPARLSELVPGLKNEIDLLHHRFREPSADQI; translated from the coding sequence ATGACGTCTCGGCAACGTCAATTCATCCAATTGACGCGGCAAGCGCTGCTCGATCTTCAGAACATCTATGATGAATCCGTACTTCGATGGGGAGAACATGTTGCCGAGAAGTATCTGGATGAACTTCAGCAAGGTCTGGATCAGCTGCGAGAAAACTCAGACCTGCTTGAGCAGATAAATGATCTGCACGAATTTTTACGATTTTACCGAGTCAATAAGCATCTGATTGTTTGTGATACTTACCAACAATCGGTGGTAGTCCTGACAGTCATACACACAGCTCGTGATATCCCGGCCAGGCTCAGCGAACTTGTGCCTGGGTTAAAGAATGAAATTGACCTCCTTCATCATCGATTTCGCGAGCCTTCCGCAGACCAGATATAA
- a CDS encoding Gfo/Idh/MocA family protein — protein sequence MKNLNIGMIGYGFMGRTHSNAYSQVNHFFPLKYKPVLKAVCARDAEKVRSFADQWGYESVETDWRKVVERKDIDAIDICTPNNLHKEIALAAAANGKMVLCEKPLSMNTAEGEEMVAAIERAGVPNTVWYNYRRAPAVTLAKQLIDSGKLGRIFHYRANFLQDWTISADLPQGGAALWRLDAAAAGSGVTGDLLAHCIDTALWLNGSITDVSAMTETFIKERKHTLTGQIEKVSIDDACTFFCHFKNGSLGLFESTRYARGHKALYTLEVNGEHASLKWDLHDLHRLQWFDHGDEGIVRGWRSVHVSDGDQPYMKNWWVPGLQIGYEHTFIHQVADFLKALEEGKPCSPTFREALETQKVCDAVISSAKERTWKTIAS from the coding sequence ATGAAGAATCTGAATATTGGCATGATTGGCTACGGCTTTATGGGCCGGACTCACTCCAACGCGTACTCACAGGTCAATCACTTTTTTCCATTGAAATACAAGCCGGTGCTGAAGGCGGTTTGTGCCCGCGATGCGGAAAAGGTGCGGTCATTCGCTGATCAGTGGGGTTACGAGTCAGTCGAAACCGACTGGCGAAAGGTTGTTGAGCGGAAAGATATCGACGCGATCGATATCTGTACTCCCAATAACCTGCACAAGGAAATTGCGCTGGCGGCGGCAGCCAATGGCAAAATGGTGCTGTGTGAAAAACCACTCTCGATGAACACTGCCGAAGGTGAAGAGATGGTGGCCGCCATTGAACGTGCCGGCGTTCCTAACACCGTCTGGTACAACTACCGCCGGGCACCCGCCGTGACGTTGGCCAAACAACTGATTGACTCTGGCAAGCTGGGCCGCATTTTCCATTACCGGGCGAACTTCCTGCAGGATTGGACGATTTCCGCAGATCTGCCACAGGGCGGAGCTGCTCTCTGGAGACTCGATGCCGCCGCCGCTGGTTCGGGTGTGACTGGCGACCTGCTGGCCCACTGTATTGATACAGCACTCTGGCTGAATGGATCGATCACCGATGTCAGTGCGATGACTGAGACATTCATCAAGGAACGTAAGCACACACTCACCGGGCAGATCGAGAAAGTCAGCATCGACGATGCTTGTACGTTCTTCTGTCACTTCAAGAATGGATCGTTAGGGTTATTTGAATCGACCCGGTACGCCCGCGGCCATAAGGCTCTCTATACACTGGAAGTGAATGGCGAGCACGCCTCCCTCAAGTGGGATCTGCATGATCTCCACCGTTTGCAGTGGTTCGATCATGGCGACGAAGGGATTGTCCGTGGGTGGCGTTCGGTGCACGTTTCCGACGGCGATCAGCCTTACATGAAGAACTGGTGGGTTCCTGGTCTGCAGATTGGCTACGAACACACATTTATTCATCAGGTGGCCGATTTCTTGAAGGCTCTTGAAGAAGGTAAGCCTTGCTCGCCAACATTCCGCGAAGCTTTGGAAACACAGAAGGTTTGCGACGCGGTGATCTCCAGTGCTAAAGAGCGAACCTGGAAGACGATTGCGTCGTAA